ACATATTAACTAATCGATTACGATAAACTAGATCGGATTTTATAGTTTTTCTCTTATGCAGCACCTGACATCACATGGGCATGAAGGATGTTAAATAATTAGCCAGAACATGAGGAATCAGATTCAAAATGCATATGTAGACAAAACTTGAACATTTTACAAGTATAACCAGAAAAATGCATTTtacaatttaagaaaaaaaattcagaGACTCTATCTGTGGTTTGTCCACCATAGTTGTTTTTTAGCCAACATATCACTTGGTAATGCATAGAGTGACACTAACTTGTTAGATAAAATGGGATAAGAGTAAGACCAAAACAACCAGCACAATAAACATCCGGTCAAGCATTCCCCCTTCCAGTAAAGGGTTGCAGAAAAATCTATCAAGAAAATACAAGAATCATACTACTAAACCGACGTCTACAGCTGGTGCCAAATTTCTAGAGAACCCAAATTCACACAAGAAAATGATTGCCATGGGACCTGAAAAAGTAAGTTGTGGTAGGAGTCTCTACCTCTTAGGTCATAGGCTAAACTCAAGCAACAAGCAATCACagaataacaaaaaagaaaaagaaataagtaCAAGTCTTTGAAAAGAATTGCACAGGAACTATATGCCagatgtaaaagggaagtttcacTAAGTAGAAAAGATCACCTTATCAAGAGTAAGTGCAATATTCTGAAGTCTTGCATTATAGACACCCTCAGCCTGACACATCCAAGAAAAAATTTGTGATTAGAGCAGATCAGACACAAATAAACGAGAGCATGAAAATTGGAGCTCAGCATGCACCTGAACCTCTGCATCATTCTTCTCGACCTCAAGACATATGTCTGAAAAGAATTTCCTCTTCTCCTCCAAATTATGCCTTAGAATTTCATCAGGCAGTTTTGTTCTCTCAAAATTAATAAACCTCACCTTCATTGATTGGAAAAATGAACATAAGACTAAAGACCAATTAGATATTGTgagaagcaatatgaaaaacatacAGCAAAAGTAACTACCAGATGAGCGGAGTAAGCAACGAGCCAATCAGGCAACCCAGCTAACAGACAAGTGCCCAGACCAGCCCTTCCTAGGTCAATATAATCATCTTGTGAAACAAAATTGGCTTCACAAGCCTCTAGTATTAGTTTATGACGGTCCAGTACTCCATGGCAATCCTTCAACACCTGATGCATGTACCCGGTCAGTGCAATCTCTTGCTTTCAGAAAAGATGATAGCCAATATTAATCAATGGAGCAGTTTCACTCAATAAATTGTTAAAATATTAATACGATTTTAGATGTATCAATAATTTTGCAACCAATGTTAATCAAGACATATATGCTGTATAACTATAAGTTCACTCACCCAAAGACTCGACCTCCAAACGATTGAATGCTTTCGTAAAACATAAGCATGTATTCAGTGGAAAAATGTACATCTTAGTTGGTTAAAACATATTTATCAGGAGTAGATGAAAGCACATGCAAGACAAATACTACAAAGGAAGTGAAGAATGAGGTAGGAGACTACACTACAAAAGTTAAGGGTTAAAGGCATGACAAATCTCTCGAGTGAAGAAAGACGATGACCATGGTTATCAAGCCATAAAAAGAGTGAAATTTGAGGGAGTTAGAAAATAGTATAAGGATGATGTTGACTAGAAGCCAAATGGCATATTTAAGAGGGGAAATAAACATAATCAAGGTCACACAACCcttaatcaaaatattaattaacaCTTCATTAAAAAACCTCTTACAATAGACTAACTAGAATCCCTTATATAGGGTTCCAAGGAACCTGTTCACAGAAAAGAAATATACACCATATGTACTACAATTTGATTCTTCCTCTCTATCCGATCTATCTTCTTGTTGAAATCTTCTTTCCTTGATCAAACCTGGGCTGATTTCAGTACGACAAAAAATTGCAAACAGTTGGCAATCCTCTAGAAGTTTAATTCCATTAGTTCTCCAGAAAATCTGTAATTCAAAGTGATATATGACAATTTGAAAAATAGAAATTTGGCCAAGAACTCCACATAGACTTAAATATGAACCCAGAACTGACTCAAACCTGGAACTGAGCTATAGATGTTGACTAGAACTAAACCCAAACCATCACAACCTCAAACCAAGTCAAATCAGTCCAGGTTCATTGTATCTGGACACCTACCATAGATCAACAAAAAAATCATTCTGGATTCCAGGACAACAAAAAAATAGTAAACCAAGACTTTGACTCGCTAAATAAAATCTATAAACCAGAATTGCTCTAAAAACTATGGTTGTAAAACTAGTATATTCACAGCTTTTCTGGCCAGATTCAGTAACTGAAAAAGTGCCATGACTACATACTAATAAATAGAAAgagaagatatgtatgtgaatggtAAAAGAGGaacatttaaatatatttaacagCAGGACACACTCTACCACACATACCTTCTCAAATGCTCCTTCTCCAGAAAGATTCAGATAGCTGCCTCTGCAAACTTGACTACCACATAAGCAAACTGATGCTTCATATTCTTCCTTACTCTGCACCaaaaaaatagatataaataAATGACATCCCATCTAGTTGAAGAGGATAAAATCTCTCCAGCATGATGCCAACCTCTGTCACAGAGTTGTAATCAAAAGTGATTTCTTCACCATAACCAATTGGTAGTAGAGAATATATTCCTATCTGGTATTGACCATCCACAGCGGTGACTCTGCtccaaatagaaattgaagataacATTACTACAAGAATATGAATGTTCAGAGAAAAACTATATACACATAACTGAAACTGGTTTAAACAGAATGGAGTAATGAAATAATCCTATTAAAATCTCCATTTGGCCCCTCTAGTCAACCAACTCCAACAATGTGTAACATCAAGTAGTTGAATTTGTAATGGACTGAAAGGTGCCTAGAGAAAGGCACACATACAGCTCAAATACATTGGAGATGTATAACTCAGAAAGTTCTGTCAGCAATATGCTATCTTAATAACTACCAGTTCCTCAAACTATAAATTACATGTCATCATCTAAATTCCTGTATTGTCAATAAAAAAACTGcttaataaagataaaaaaaaaaactgcagTTCAATTGCCCATCAGAACATGTTCAATCGTAAAATCTAGTTAGGgatatttatatcaattttctttttaaatgaaagcTACTAAAACAAGCCAAAGTACATATACCctaaatttaatcaagagaagcaCTAATATATGGGCATGGGACCACAGCGTTCTTAAGATCTTATAAATCTCTCATCCTAGCTATTGTATAAACATTGTTCATTTAACAAGactaaaataaaagataatttatTAGATACAAGCTCACTTAAACATCCAAGATCAGCTCTCCTGCTATGCACTGTCACGTTCAACTAGTCTGGACTTTTCCTAGAacaaaagaacatgaagaaccttATGAAAAAGACCTTACTTTCTTACAAAAATGCAAAATGGAATTCACCATTAAATTAAAAGAAACTGTTGGGATATTCCCAACAAACCTTATACAATTTATCCATATGAACCTTCATTATGTAGAATGGCTCACTACTTATGAAAGTTATCAATAGCATTCAGACATATATAAGCCAACTGGAGGAAAGTGCAAACAAGACAGAACTTACTTTGCTTCACAATTAGGCCTACAGGAGTGACAGATTCTGCTTGCATAATTTGCTTTGTGCATAGCATCAACAACAACCAAATCATACCCATCACTATCACCCTATTAATATTAAATAGCCAAGTCAGCTGTTTGAATGACAGGAACCAAGCGAGAATGAGGTGTGAAAAGTGTGTTAACCAAAGAAAGCACCTTTGGCCTCTCCAaataaatgttataaaattcaggaGCTGGATCTTGACTATTTTTCTGTAAGGCCCTAATACCATCCTGCTTCTCAAACCATTTCCAAGCTGGATAGACCTGAAATATTAATGAAATTAAACATGTCAACCTGAGTAACAACATAGGTACAAATTCGTCACCCCAAAACTTCTTAGGAAGAAATTAAAACAAGACTAGTTTGTAAAAGTTGATAAAAGCAAAAGCAAACATAAAAGGTATATGAAGGAAAACAGCTGGAGACCCCCTTGGAAAACTCCACACATTTTTTTCAACAAGCATTAAGTTCTGCATATACATTACTTACCTTAACTACAGTGAAATAAAGAATAACTAACATGGTTCGCCTTACTGGTCTATACCGGTATATTGATTAGATGTTGATATGATACGTATCGAGCTGTACTGAACTGTACCAAGCATGCTGACACATGGTATATAAAGGTGTACCAATGTATCACCCCTATCGATCTCCTatcagaccggtatgtaccgcccgtaccaagcGATATATCACAGTACGGTGAACCTTGATAACTGCCAACTTTATCCTCCACAAAAAAAAATGGCGTTCAAGGAAACTTCCAACAAAATGATTCTCCATGGCCATACAAGTTttccaacatatctgaaccaacaTATGACTGATCTTGGTGTGAATAGTGATAATGCCCTAAACAAGGCTCAATGGTGACAAAGAATCTATGTAGAGAGCCCCAAAGAAGATTGTTGTTGTAGTACTTGAACCTAAAAAAGAACAATGTAAATCTTTCCAGAAGCTCCATATTCAGCTTCCAACAGCTATAAGATAGGAATATTCAAGCACAGAGTTAAGACTTTAGATCAAATAGGTATGTAAGATGACAATATGAGATGTTACTTCTCAATATAATAATCACATAAAACCTTTTGGTATAAGCTAAATATTCTTCAAGTATCCTGACATGGTAATTTAGCACAAAAACAGAAGACTATTACTGTGAACCATGAACAAACACAAACATATAAGCACGAAACACTATCAGACTAAAATGCACGAGTTACAGGCCAGCATTACAGCAATCTGAAAATTAACTAATGCCACATGAAAGGATttggaagaattattgaagactaAAGTTGAAACAGCAACAGTTCCTGTGAAGGTTTCAAGTCCCGGATATCAGATCCATACCTGTGCCGGAATGATACAGGTCCGGTATGTATCGATGTaacaaccaaggtatgcaatttcgaacggTACTGTCCGGTATGGgctgtacataccggtccgacagcatactagtacgcggaccgcctgctacCAGGCGGATCGTTTAAAAGcgccccgtatcggacgatacaggGTAATATCGGGcaataacgatcgaaatttcgaccgttcagGTCCGGCACAATTCGGTAactgtcgatttcgaccgttaccgcattgtaacaatgctacagtgctccaacggtcaaattgaccattggagccctttctcatagtatttaaacccttcttctcccctatttcactctattacattctcatactctcttaaactatctcaaactctttttttctcacatttgtgctctcctaaaTTCTACAAAAGAACACTCCATTACATTTTTatactctcctaaactctacaaactttttttttctcatatttgtgctcctctattcaaatgatttttctataaatatttcaatatttacataaggacaatccgtaatggactgaaatacgaaccttgcataaGATGTTCtttaaagcccgaaaaagatatgtgatactattcttacctaatttacattgattttgctaaacttatgatattactatatttatttctaacttaaaaactctatcctaactttttttttattttcaagtattttcggagggttcgtgtaccgctcgatacgcccTGGCATACCGCTCGATACACGGTATCGTACCataagccaacctcgaaacatctgtatggtacgatattgcataccttgataatAACACATAGGAAGCCATACGCTCAAGTGAAACAAAGATGGAAACGAGCTCGCAAGTTATGAGCCCTAGAAGGCATCGGGCCTTTAAAAGAAAACAACAACAAATCATCTACCATTAAGAAATAAAAGGGACCGGACAGCATCTCGGTTCATGCCTAGATCAGTGAGTACCAGTCGGTACAAAGCAGTCAAGAGGAAATTGAGTTTCCTATGTCAAGAATTACTAAGAAAAAAAGCATGTAAAAAGACTAAAGCAAACCATATGCTAATTTATCCATATAGTGACTTCAAATTTTGCTCCAGGACTGACCCAATTTTAGCTAATTTCTCTATCACCAAAAAAAGCAAGTGGAACAACCTACAGCATTAAGACAGTCATAGAACTGAATTGTAAGTTCCACATGAACCCCATCGGCCTATCCAATTGAAGAATGGGTGAGCTGATGAGGCAACACCAATTGTTGCTCTTTCATTTCCAAAAATCCAACTCAGGGCATCAAAGATGTGCATCAgcatgataaaatatattttatcatatttgtatctttcattttttttttctaaatttaaatTCTTAATCAACTTTTAGCCAATGCTAATTACGCCAACTTGCTTTGAAAATATAGTGCAGACAACGAATACCTGGTTACAAAACTCTTGGAGATCTCATTTCAAAACACCCAAAAATCTCTACCTCAAGAGCTTTATATTCTTGTATTTCTGATGTGATATTTGATTATTTTCTACATCCTCTTCTCTTACATATAGCTTTGGTATTCTtctgcatgttttgtattttttcCTCATATTCTTCCTCTTTTACAGCTTTCTTTATCATTTTCTTATTCCCCGCATGTTCTTTTTTCTATTCTGTTGTcactcaataagaaaggaggatcgGGATTCACCACCAAAAGAACATATATCTACTCAGAAAACTAGAAATTTCCAAGGAAAAGAAAATTGTAGAAAAAAAATAACTTATATATATCAACGAGTGTATGACAACAGAAGAAGatattgtaaaaaaaagaatCTAATTCAAACAATTTTGCTAATTAGATGGAAAAATTTTACATAACATCAGGAAGCAATTCGCCCAGGTAATTTGACTGCATGAAAGAAATCAACAGCCAATGCACAAATCCTAATAGTTCAGACAAAAATCTGATGACTGAAAAAGTTATGAAGAGCTGAAAGAACTAGCTATCGCATTTAACAGAAGGTATACACCAGCAAAATGACTTAAGCATATCAAGAGAAATATAACCAACAAAATCAAACAACAGACTAATTTCAAACATTAAGAAAAAGGTAAAGGTGACTGTTATAAAGTGGATTTAGCTTGGAACAGCTAAACAGGTAAAATAGTTATCACCAGCTTAATGATAGATAGGACAAATTGGTGAGAACAAAAAAGTATAAAGCATGAGATTGTATGTTATACTAGGATGacagaaatatataaataatgtgttagattaaaaaaaaataaagttaacAAAGGATAATCCAGTTGACAAGCCAAATTACAATTAAACAAAATGGATTTATGATGATCATTTACTTTCCCAAAACCTAACATGAAACCTGAAGGATAAGGTCTAAGGGAGACAACAAATAGCAAATACATCTGAGATGGAACAACCCAGATTAGCATCATGTCACCAATAGTACTACTACTACATGTTCTTTTgtgcagaaaaaaataaaatgatttgcaAAGGCAGAGACACAAGATGATATATACAAGTCTCTACCACCATGTATAAATGAAAAAATCACATAAGAAAATGGAACCATGTTACCTCTCCCAAAAACTCAACAACAAAATCATCTTGTTCGAAACCTTCTTGCTTGTTGCAGACAACTCCAAGCCCCTAATATAACATATGAAAGGAGCAAAATGAAGGATAAACAAACCAAATTGGCTTAGACAATGTAAGTAGTTTGTGCAGTAAAAAAACATACCTTTCTGTAAGCAACATAATTATCGTCAGGGCGACTCCGCATAGCCTTTAGGATGCCCTGGCACATTTTGATAGCTTGTCTGTCACCCACTTCCTCTGCATTCTTCAGCACTTCTTCAATAACGGGTTGCAAAGGATAAACCATTGGGGTATTACCGGTACCAGTAAAATGTCTGACTTGCTTATTCAATGTACGAAGAAGCGACTGACAAAGAAAACTCATGTAAAATCTGAATGCAACAAAGCAATAACAAAAAAGAGGACAACAGAAAAACATAAAAAGGCAAACTCCAGCATACCTCTTCTATGAATTTATGTCTATCTGCAAGGGGCCAGTCTGGTTCCTCTGGCATAGAATCCAGGAGGAGATTATGTGTATAAGGGTCTATTCCATACACTTCTTGCTCTAAAACTTCAACACCAAGCTTCTTCCTAGGTTTGTAGTCCTTGACCTCAGGAATTTCCATGTCTGACTCCTCGATACCACTCTTTTGTGCTAACAATTTTTCAGAATAATCATCAGGTAAAGCAACTTGCATCTTCCTTTGTACTTCCTCCTCATCTGCTACAATAAGATACTTGTCAATGACCTCATACTTTCTGGTAACTGGAGGAACCAGGCTTGCTTTTGTCATGCGAGCACCCCATTCACGGTCATCTGTCACCACTGACTCTGAGGACTCATCCATTTCCCCTTTTAAGTCCCACATTCCACTTCCTGAATGAATTTCCAAGTCGCTTTCTGTATCAGAAGCAGTACTCTCATCTTCACCTCTGTCATCCTCAGAGAAATCATTTCCATCATCTTCAGATGTTTCACTATCAGAAtccatctctctcttttttaatttAGAGAGACTCCTTTTAATTTCACGATCAAATGCATAGGCTCTATAATCTGTTCCTCCATTGGCATAAGATGTGTTGATACCCCTATTTATGCTCTTCTTTTCACTCAAAACTTTGCtttgtttctttttatatttAGATTCAGAAAAATATGATCCTGCTTCAGAACCGTCTTTTACTGCCTTAATCAATTCGTCTCCTTGAATAATCAACCTTGGGTTCTCCAATCTCTTCACTAGTTGAATGAAAGACATGATAATCTTCCTCCTATCTACAGCGTCACCCTGGCTTTTTGATCTGTAGAAGTATGCAAATTTTAGGTAAAAAATCAgtacaaaaatataaaagaaaagctCCAGAGGCACACATATGTAGCAACATGTTCTGTTAGCAACAGGATATCTACATTGACAAGAATCCCCTAGAGCTACTTTTAAAAGTGGGTGAAAATAAAATAGCAGAACTCCATAAACACAGTTCAACCGTCATTATAACTCATTAACAAATAATATGTTTCATTTCAAAGCCAAACATGTCATAAGAATCATTATCTTACTTAAACGCATCCCTGCACATTCGACTAATATCATCCTTGACAGAACTCAAGCCACGCCGAACATAATAACCACATCTCATCCTATCTTCGATTTTTGCAATCTGTAACATCAATTTAACATTAATGAGAACATATACAAGTCATTTTCACTAATAGCAGGTATTAAAAGTTTTATAATGAAAGACAAGAATTTAGGTAGTACTTTAGGCATAAAAAAATCAGACTTCTTTCCCTTCACAATGTCCTTCAAACTATTGGCAATAAACTCTTCCATCTTCTTATAACTGTTTTCAGACTTCCTGTGCAACCAATGCCGCATCTGTGCATCCCTTGACAGAAGTTCTGAGGACTTTCTAGCATCAAGTAACTTTGGTCGTTTGTAGAAGCCCTGCTTGAATTGGAGACTCGAAAAATCCTTCCTATCAATAGAATTCGACTCACTAATACCAAAATTTTCTAGATCGCCAGAATCATCTAGACAACCACTTAAGGACCTATAAGTTCTTGATATTAAGTAATTATTTTCTGTTATCTGCTTAAGGCTCCTTGTTTTTGAATAAGATTCCTCCTGATTTTTAGCTCCAAATGAACTTGATCTCTTTATCCAGTTTATATTTGGATATCTGAATTGTAATTCCTTAAATTGATTGCATCCTCTGATGTCGACATTAGCTATGTGCGGAAAGAGCTGAAGGATTCCTTCAAGAACACCAGCACTAACATTAAAGCACCCCTTTAAAACAAGAGACATAAGATTTTTCTTGCCATAACCACCCTGCAGAGCCAACTGAGATTAGTCACGTAACAAGCAAATAAATGTGTTAAGTGCAAGATACAAATGAAAATAAACCTACCATAAGACTTTGCAATACAGTATCAGTACATTTTGGTCCAACTGAGGACAAATCAACATGTCTGCATATACTCCTGTAGAAGTTAACTGACGCATTCCAGTGTTTACAAGTAGTAGCAGAGGAGAGAAGTGACTTCATATCACCTTTTAGAAAATGAAAGACCCTTGCTAGAATGTGACCATTCAACAGACCCCAGCTTCCATTCTCCGTCTGAGACGTAGCATTATCCTGAAAAATATCAGCCTCACTACATAAGTCTTCGAACGACCAATCATTCTTCTCATTGGATAGCAAAGCGTCTTCCATTTCAGAGTCCTCATCACTTTCATCAAcaagaaatcttgatctttttccttCACGATATATCCCATCCTCTGCATAAGGGCAGAAAACTAAGCATAAGAAATCAGAGAAACAGATATCACATAAAGTGATGTTCTTAGGTGCAGATAATTAAGGCCACTCGAATATGGTGCTGCAGAAAAACTGGACACCTATTCAAATGACAAACCATAGAATTTGGCAGGACTCAGGAGTAcattaatttgatgatatacatacatatgtatgtatatatatatatatatatatatatatatgtatatatatatgtatatatatataaatatatacatatacatatatatacatatatacatatatatatatatatatatatatatatatatgaattgcccTCCTTAATATATGTCTGCATATTCATGTGTATTATTAGCTTATATACATATAAGTATATTTGCAAATGCTTATTGGTGATACCCCCTGAGATTATTCAAATGTGCAGTATCTTTTCACAGCCAAAATGAAGGGGGCCTCGTTTCCTACACTAGTGATCAGTCTAAACTTTATGCTCAGGTGCATGTCAAACAATCATTCAGTACAAGCATTTCCAAGAAACTTCCTAGGTGGTAAAGGCATATAGAAAAGTGCAACAGAAGATGACAGCATGCTTTTCCATTAGAATGAAAACAAGAATCGAGAAACAAACCCGAGTTCCAGATATTGCTCACTGACAAATCGTGAGATAAAACAGCAGAGCTTTTTGTGATGGATGAGTTAAATGGAAAATGTTTATCCATttccttctttggttgcttcgcaTTAATCCATGGATCCAAAACCTCACTTATAACAGCAGCAAACTCCCGGTTCTTATATGACCTCATGACAAGTTCATGTAGCTTTCCACGTGTATAGCCAATAAATTGAGGGTACAAGCTGTGAAATGAATGAGAAGCAGTACTCATGTTGTTACATGACAACTGCACAAGGGAAGATGAAGAAAATCTTGCAGTGGATGTCCTTGCTTCTTCTTCAGAGTTGACAGCTTCAGAAGACTTCAATTTCATGGTAATGGGAAGCCAAGTATTATCATTCTTCCGGAAAACACTGCTCTGCTCTAGGATAGCACCTTTACCTACTAACTCTTGCAACTCCAAATATGATAATGGTCCATGTTCATAACCAGCACCATCTAAATAGAACCAATCGCCCAGATCTACAGATAATTCATCAATAGTGCATATATGATCCTTTGGAATATTGAGTATAGTCCGGCATCTTTGCAAACTCTGAAAGTCATGTTCATGGAGCTTCCTTGAACGAGAGGAACCTTCATGAAGAGAATTCCTGTCACTACTAGAGTGAGACCTTGAAGATTTTGAAACATGCCGCTCACTGGTTTTGACTTTCATATGAGGTTCTATAGAACCTTGATCTTTCACAACACATGCATTAATCCGGACCACAGGTAGAATCGTACCCTTCACACCCCTAAGGGACAATGGCTTGGTTTGTGCTGATCTGCTAGCAACAGCACTTTTGCTTGGATCACTGGTGCTATCAGTATTATCATCTATTGACGAGAAAGCCCAAAGGGGCAGATCAAGCCTTTTGCTGCGGGAAGGATAGTAAAGATCATCTTTCCTGTGCCAACGGGGATCCTCGTGCCCAGATTTTGACATTTGACAAAGAGGATAGCTTTCATTGATGACAAGTTTCCGTCTATAAGATTTATCTTGACCAACCTCATCATTTCTCTTCCAGTCGCCACCTTTGCAAGACCACCTGCCAACAAACCAATCACTTGAACCACCACTAGGACCAGCATAATCCTTCGCAGAAGTTGCAAAAACCGGTTTAATTTCACTGCTTTCTGTTGAGAAACCTTTAAAAACTCCACCAAATCCCTCCTCTCTTGGATATATGGATGGTGTTTGAGCTTTAAATCTTGAGAAACCTGCAAAAACACATAGAGATTAGAAAAACCATTAGTTGcagcataaaaaagaaaatgtcaaAATGGAGCACACACCTGCTTCTCATAGTCTGTAAATCATTTATGTCAATTAATATTACAAGGATCAAAGAAACGAAAAAAGGAAGCAAACAATAGCAGACTGAATTTCTTCAAACATAAGGGACAACCTCAAACGAAAAAGATTACATATTTGATCCATTTTCAATATCAGTCTTCCCCTTTCTTTTCAGGATCTACATCcatatttcttttatatatattctGATTCTAATTTGTGGCAATTAAGGAAGAAGTTAAAAATAGAGCGAATCCAAACTGACCAatgaaattgaaaaaaaaacacacacacacacacactaagaAGGCTGACAAATCAGAAGCTTTTTCTTTTCTGGAATCCATGCTCCATATTTCACATGTGAAATCCATGAAATGTACCCATTGGaataagaagagaaagaaaaaagttgAAAACAAAGGTTTAAAACAACCCAATGAAGAAATTGACCATTGCCCAGAAAAGATAAAGTGGAGGCAGGATAATCTAATCACTAGCTAACTTCCGTAACTCATATCACACACATGCCAAAATGAACTAAATTCATTTGAATAAGATAAACAAGGAATGCTACAAAATTTAAGAAAAGGATCACAAACAAATTTCCACACCAAAGGAAAGACAAATTAAAGGCTATGTAACAGATAATGTAATAAGGACAAAAAGTTTAGGGTGAAACCACAATAGAGGgagggagagaaagagaggataAAATATATGAAAACAAAAGGACAAACAGCTCAAGGTAAAACCACGTCACATAGAACGAAAAAAAGAgacaagtagagagagagagagagagagagaggtcttgCATGCATGTTTTTATATTTattgaaaaagagggaggaggaatttTCTGTACCTTCAGATTGACCCCACTTTTCCCAATCTGCATGTTCAAATGTTGTATTCAGTGCTTCTGCAAGATTGTAAATGCCAACCAAGAAAAGGTTAATCATTGACATAAAACCTTGGGAGTATATAGAAATGCAATCAGATGAAATATGCTACAAGCTTTTTACACCATTCTGGTTTGGGCCTCATTTAGGTAGGATCTGGATCCTAACATGGGCCAAGAACAGCCCTACTGTTGCTCTAACAGAAGGTCCAGTAAAAGATCAAGAAACACAAAATCAACAAAATTACCTCC
The window above is part of the Musa acuminata AAA Group cultivar baxijiao chromosome BXJ2-6, Cavendish_Baxijiao_AAA, whole genome shotgun sequence genome. Proteins encoded here:
- the LOC103988177 gene encoding histone-lysine N-methyltransferase ATXR3 isoform X3, with protein sequence MGEGGVACAPSQHIMERFPIPESLCGGKGVLASNPFGAEKKTRNGERGDEVKREDELGAEIGLELDRRAKKGELERHRKGELEEGELHNGELEKGELRNGEFEKGESAPKKWRKSEVEVGDRRRRDEAEKGEIISDRRNRRELERGEFVPDKWKRWQDLEKSQNQSTRGRRVDSEKGDVTERSLKNSQQSSLEDSHRRNVRRPCDSDHRKRSSSSRLDGNVHERDAKKSLRVSEVEPGEIKHDNSNGRSRDREGKVGRWHKWQAIESESSNHKHHFDLSDQSGSRTHRKSEEIGRSTNPERSHRNESSSTSKVPSSSRYSSSRYDDPSFSSRGSHDRQGRSPGHSERSPKERSHHADHRDRSPRRLERSPHEKSHHSDHRDHTPSRFNRSPRQRARHHDHQDRTPAHLERSPHDKRHSADHRESNKKSQGSEKQQSSRHDERLGRKEYSEKDFLKNKPSRSSCDRSTIDRLDKEKRFQSSSRHSSETPPPPPPPVLPPPPLLPAPPPPPSPPLGVIEEPSMEEDMDISDTPPRDPITSDFDAGKWFYLDHCGIEQGPSKLVDLRRLVDEGVLLSDHLIKHADSDRWVTVENAASPLVPLNLPSIVSDVVTQTASPPEAPGNLLVDAGIICQETSSSMLLQKEAVKGQSPVIAECLEDYHIDERVETLLGGYTIVGGKELEIIGEALNTTFEHADWEKWGQSEGFSRFKAQTPSIYPREEGFGGVFKGFSTESSEIKPVFATSAKDYAGPSGGSSDWFVGRWSCKGGDWKRNDEVGQDKSYRRKLVINESYPLCQMSKSGHEDPRWHRKDDLYYPSRSKRLDLPLWAFSSIDDNTDSTSDPSKSAVASRSAQTKPLSLRGVKGTILPVVRINACVVKDQGSIEPHMKVKTSERHVSKSSRSHSSSDRNSLHEGSSRSRKLHEHDFQSLQRCRTILNIPKDHICTIDELSVDLGDWFYLDGAGYEHGPLSYLELQELVGKGAILEQSSVFRKNDNTWLPITMKLKSSEAVNSEEEARTSTARFSSSSLVQLSCNNMSTASHSFHSLYPQFIGYTRGKLHELVMRSYKNREFAAVISEVLDPWINAKQPKKEMDKHFPFNSSITKSSAVLSHDLSVSNIWNSEDGIYREGKRSRFLVDESDEDSEMEDALLSNEKNDWSFEDLCSEADIFQDNATSQTENGSWGLLNGHILARVFHFLKGDMKSLLSSATTCKHWNASVNFYRSICRHVDLSSVGPKCTDTVLQSLMGGYGKKNLMSLVLKGCFNVSAGVLEGILQLFPHIANVDIRGCNQFKELQFRYPNINWIKRSSSFGAKNQEESYSKTRSLKQITENNYLISRTYRSLSGCLDDSGDLENFGISESNSIDRKDFSSLQFKQGFYKRPKLLDARKSSELLSRDAQMRHWLHRKSENSYKKMEEFIANSLKDIVKGKKSDFFMPKIAKIEDRMRCGYYVRRGLSSVKDDISRMCRDAFKSKSQGDAVDRRKIIMSFIQLVKRLENPRLIIQGDELIKAVKDGSEAGSYFSESKYKKKQSKVLSEKKSINRGINTSYANGGTDYRAYAFDREIKRSLSKLKKREMDSDSETSEDDGNDFSEDDRGEDESTASDTESDLEIHSGSGMWDLKGEMDESSESVVTDDREWGARMTKASLVPPVTRKYEVIDKYLIVADEEEVQRKMQVALPDDYSEKLLAQKSGIEESDMEIPEVKDYKPRKKLGVEVLEQEVYGIDPYTHNLLLDSMPEEPDWPLADRHKFIEESLLRTLNKQVRHFTGTGNTPMVYPLQPVIEEVLKNAEEVGDRQAIKMCQGILKAMRSRPDDNYVAYRKGLGVVCNKQEGFEQDDFVVEFLGEVYPAWKWFEKQDGIRALQKNSQDPAPEFYNIYLERPKGDSDGYDLVVVDAMHKANYASRICHSCRPNCEAKKSPD